The DNA segment cgtggctatgTCTCAGATTGTTCAtcagttgagtccaattttcgatgactcgttcgagtatttcgactggtaactggcgaatgacacgcgtgatgttttgctcaaagttctgaatcgaagtgggaaattgtccgcataaactttagactgtacatatccccacaggaaaaagattgatgattccaccggccctcaaaccacatcaaaccgctgtttttctgtatgaaatggcagctcatGAATCTCTTCAAGGCCCTGCtccctgaacaaaattttgctcgaaaacgtctGATATTCTTCGAACTTttaagagctcatagagcgaagcacaagctgtattttgtacgttttctcgacgtaaaatgccaagacgttccatacatcagtccgagttACTGCGAACCGCGCCGAATCGACTATCCACGGTCTTCGAGTACATTCTCTtttacggctgctatattttttcactGAATGCTGGACGTGGGTCTAACGCATGGTTTATTCCTTCCTGCAAATCAAAGTTATTAACCCCGACTAACGATCTGCAAGAATTTTATCGACATAatgttatattttctaaaaaaaagtccATATTGCAATTTCTTCTATATGATTTGACCAATGTAGTTCACGATGTAGAGAAGAAATGTCAAAGACAGACAAAGCGCTGTCTGATAGAGATTTCGGCTATTCGGCAACTGAAGTACAGGCAGTTCTCGGAGCCACGTACGCTTTGAGCAATTGCCTTAAATAGGTTAATTCGGACCCCAAATTGAAAGCGTCCGATCACCGCAGCATCTCACTgatattatttgcattttcattacAAATTCGTGTAAAATTTAGTATTCGACCACCACTCCACTGCAACAACATTGATTTCATCTTCGATTTTCTGTCAAAATTAGCGCAGCGCAGATTTTCATACATTTCGTATTCCCACTATCGATGTCGGATGTTAATTCGCTAATGGATGGCCAAATCAATTAGCAGGAACCTAAAAAGTATGCCAATATGCATTAAGTGTGCCAGCAGCGTTTGGACTCGAattgatattttacatttcCGTTGCAAATTGCGTCGCTTTTCTCGAAAAATCCGCACAGAAACTTCCAAAACCTGCAATTTCtatcaataacaaaaatattagcaattttcattgaattcaatTTGTGCGACTTCTTGATGTGGTTTTCCCCATTTCACTGACGAATCGCTGTAGCTTCACTAACCAACTTCTCGTTTCGGTTGTTTTCAGTGCGGCGTTGCCAAAGGACAGTCAGGAAGTGGGTGACGGGTATGTGGGCGGGCATACCGGTAAGTGAAGTGTCAACCGACAACCATCGGTCGAATTTTGCTTGGCTGCATAACGCACATACCCAcgaatatatatgtttgtatatgtaaatgtgcatgtatgaaatatacatatgtatatttataaagccTGGCATTTGTTGGTTCGCTAgaacttttgttgttggctgGGTTATTTTTTGCTCCATTTCGCATTGTTGCAATCTGCCAAGTATTGATTTTTGATCACACCGCACTTCCATTACCGCCAACGAGCTGTGGAATATACGATTACGGAAGGAAGTGCcaagaataataaaatacacaaaTGCCAAAAAATTCTGTATAAAAAGGACATGACTTTATTTTCGGTGCTGTGTATTGATTTTTACCGAGATTGCGCCAAGGCTTGACAGTATGAAGCGTGCTGTGCAACACGGCAACAACTGATACCTCTGTCAGCCTGTAACGTGGTATCTGGGTAATTTGGCAAATGTCAAAAGTGTTGGACTGTTGCATTTTGCAGCGACAGAATGATACATAAACGCAGGACGAATACCTCAGCTGTCTGTATACGTTGAGACTTTGAGCGCAATAACAAACGTGGTGTGCCTTCGTTTACGTTTACGTTTCCCAGCTCAATTCAGTCAATTTGTCAAATTACCAGCactatttcaattcaatttaaaagcCAATACACAGCACAAGCACAGAGCCTGCAGTCCTTTACACAAAGAGAATATTTAGATAAATTGAACTTTTTACCGTCTGAAAAGTTGTTttcttaattgaattaaatactTGTATCAAATTTTATGCGATCGAAGCGTAAACTTGCTTTTTACCTGTGAGCCTATTGTGTTTAGTAAGAACTAAATCTTTCACAGGTCGACTCAGTATGTGAGCCTTTCCTCTTTTTCTTCACGGCAGAATTTGGGTAATTTAAGGTGAAACTCTGAATGAGGCAGTAATACGTCTAGTTATCTAAATACGTGAGCATGTGTTATGGGAAAAAAGGTTTTTGCTTTAGAGAAAGAGGATAATAATACTTTCGGCTGTCTGCTGGACATTCTTGGATAATGtttcttttataaatacttACGTCGTTCAATACTGTGGGCAAAAggtagtaagactttttaatttaatagtgGGGtaatctttttcaattttttttgcattttctgttcccttatacccttagaattaatgtagaaacccactttaccattggaaggtttcgaaaaaggcccaaaaataataataccgctcgacgttcggagcgctcggagtgcacacctggtactttaaatgcgtttttctcaaacacacacttttttaaactttgcttaattttttttttaatattcacaaaacgtctggctatcgtccctacataatttcattgtattcattcataatttttataatttattgacaatgttatgacaaaatttatgtaaaaaaccttggggagaaattaaaaaaaaacgttaattacttttttatttatcaacatttcttcatgattctagtagggacgataaccattcaattactttttaagaataaattgagtttttacgtttcagatgatccaaacatgagaaatcgtgtccgccactgaaaaaatgcaaatgtgaaaaagttctattgtagaataaaagtttctatgaaaaaaatatcaaaaaaacaagccaggttaccctactgaccccttaaatttCACGCAGAAACCCATtcctcgaaatattttttcataaatcttggatctatacttacgacccggaaacagacgatcaatggaccgaatatcatggcaaaggtgagccatgaaaccacgtcaaagcaggtcgaAAATCATGGCTATGTGTCACGGTGTGCTGCACTCCGAATTCTTTTCGACGTATCAAACtctcaacaaggaatactatttgagtgttatgcgtcgtttgagcgaagctattcgtaaaaagagaccgGGATTATAGGTCGACagttcttggtttttgcaccgcGATAATGCACCGTGGTACACTGCATTACTTCTTCGTGAGtttaacttctggctattcagcaaacgcAAACTCAAACTCATTCCGCTCCTGGAAaaacgttttgagtcaattgaagacttTAAACGTGAATCACAGACTATTCCAGAAATTGACTTTCacaactgtttcgaagattggaaaaaacgttggcacaagtgtatggTGGCCAAGGAAGATTACTTTGCTCATAGTAGCATATATCTTCTATACGATTTATCTTACGGCCATCCAAACAAAATTCCATTTTCGACATCCATTGCGTTCACCGCCACTTCCGAAAATGGTATTCCAATTATAAGTTTCAACAAACTTTCATTTCGGTATGAATAAgactacattttaatttttttcgtttatatttcgacacacatacatacatagaacatatatttttgttatactcGTATCTTTAAAGAATTTAGTACTTTTCGAGTATTTTAATTTGTGACCCTTCTTTAATTTCCAGAAATAATCGCCGAGTACCGAGAAAAGAAGTCGCCACCTCAAAAGGTAAGTCTTCAAGATATTTTTACTCATGCATTAAGACATTATAAGAAGCGGTCAAGAGCTACATTTAAATATTGCAGACGTCATGGTTATTTGTAAGCAAAAATTGTTGACATTTCACAGAAAGAAAGCACTGCACAATCATAAATTAAGTATAAAGTAGAATATAACTGTTACAAGTAGAAAGAAATAATCCGCTTTCGAACAATAAACCCCGCCGGAGGACAGTCGCACCATTCGTGCACTCGCTACGTAGCTCACCACCAGCGGCATTTCTCGGTCGGGTTCATCGGCGTGTCACGTGCACACTGAAAAGCGGCCGCAAAATGCTCCAAATTCAACCAATTGCGTCGCACGCGCACGTCATGCATGTCATGGCCCAAGTGCACCGGTTGCACATTCAGCCCATCGATGCGCGGCATGTTGGCGCATAAAAACTGCACCGAGTTGATGAAGAACAGCTGCGGGCGCGTGAAATTACCGAGCCATAGGCGGGGTGAGGAATTTGCGAAGCTATTAGGGATTTCATTATCACCGATGACAGGTTGTTGTTGACTTTGCGTAGCAGAGCCATTTTCAACGCGCGAGTCAGCTTTTGGTACATCTGCAGTAATATTGTGAGGCTGGTCTGCAGCTGCGCTAATCTCGTCCGGGCCGAAGTAGGTTTGATACGCCACACGTAAGCCCGCCACATCGGCCATATTCTCGGAGAGCACGTCATTTAACTCCGTTTGCCGCGTGCAGTTGATGAAGCTCCAATAATGTTGCGCCACATCCAAACCCAACTCATTAAAGTTACCATGCTGATCGTAGACAATGTGAAAGAGGTCGTAAGCGTGCATAATCTCGTGCGCAAGAATGAAACCAAACAGTGAATATTGAAACAAAGCATCCAATCGGTGATCGAAAAGCGGCAACTGTAAATACCCATATGGCACGAGCACCACGTTGTCAAAGATCTTAACCGGCGATGAAGAGCTCGATGTCTCGAAATTATGCTCGTAGATCAGTTGCTGCGTCGCATTTGCCGCACGTGGCACATTCAACAGCCTCGTCTGCATGCGTCGTACACTGCTATGGATAAGCTGTAAATGATTGCCGTAAAAGTCGCTGGAGCTCATATTTAAATCCGCATAATATTTCTCGACTTCAGATGTCAAGTTCGCCGCCCCGTGTGGCACATTGCCTATGCGTAGCTGCATTCCGTCCAGTTCGGCGAGTATGTAGGCACGCTCAGCGGCGTTCAGCTGTAGAGCATTGGCAGCGACCAGCTGAGCGAAGTTGCCGCGCAACTTGTTGAATATACGATGCAACGCGGCGTCACTCGCCACGCGTCTAAGCTTGTAATAATGCTCCTCGTACAAGTAATTGGCTGCCAGTGGCATATAACCACGCAAAAGGCGCATGCAATGCGTGGATTTCTGCACATCCGACATTCCAGTTGGCAAATCGCCGCTCAATTGATACATGAACTTCAGCATTATATAGTAGGCGATCGTTTCGTTCGAGTGTGCAGCAAGTAGCGCGGGCAATTTGCGAAAGTAGGGCAAATCGTAGGAGTAGGTTTGCAGCAGCTGTTGCTCCAAGTCCACTTCGCGGCCGAGCGTATGTAGCAGATACCTGCGCCAATCGATTTCCGGCACCAACTCTATCAAATCGTTCACATTCATCTCCAAGCTCGTGAAGTTTGCGCGCGTTACATTTGCTTCGCTGACATTTGAACTGCTTGAAGGCGGCAATGTGAGAGTGCTTAAGGCGTCATTCAACGACTCATCCAGCGCAATGACACCCGCACTGACATTCCGAGCCTCCGGCTCTGTCAaaccaaaattaataaatatgtctTCAATATCCTTTTGCCGCAGAACCAGTGAGGGTGACGCCACAGCCGGCGGCTGCTGCGCGTGCAACTCTAAGAGGTACTGCGTTGCATTGGCGAAGCGCACATTGACATCCTGCGTTATGAAAATGCCATTGAGTCCATAAGCGCGCAAGTCACCAACAACGCGCAGCCAATCGAAGTGTGTGGCATTCTGCCAAGGTCGCTGCCAGTCAGCACGCAATATAGGCCATTCAAAGTGTAAAGCCTGTTGCACGTAACGCAGAAAGGTGTTCAAAGCGGGCGCATTTAGATCCACACACGACCCATAGTAATGCCAGGCCTGCTGCGCTATGCCGCTCTTATTTGCTGCTCTGTCGGCAAGCAGCGCGCTCAGCAATTGCTTATTCACTTCGTAGTCCATATAGCCGGGCACATCCACATAGGCATCATTGTCGTAGTGTTGCGCCCAATTGCCACATGCGAACGCATAAAAATCTTCACACGGATCAACGCTCGTATTCAAATTGCCCAGCAGCTGTTTCACGTAATTCTCGTCTATATCTTCCAAGGCAGCACTCGTTGAAGATACGgcaaatatatatgttattataaaaattccgtaaacaaaaaggaaataatGCGCGCGCAGCATTTTGTGGCAATTGCGTATTTGCACTGCAGCGCGACGCGGTTATCTCAACGGTTCTTAAGTATCAATGCACAAATGAAATTACTCCCTGCTTTTATGGGAACGCACAGCAACACTTCGTGTCAATGCCACTCTTTGTTCTCTACTGAACTGAATGATCTCGGCGATGCGCGGTTTTAGCAGCTTTTTCTGGTGGCGTTCCAGGGGCATCGGTGCCGTCGGTGGCATTTCTCTCATTCCAAATCGTTCTGACTCTTCCTCGTATGGATTTATCAGGCTTAAGAGCAATCGTCCGAGTCACAGTCATACatgcacaaataaatattttctttttgttcttgCATCTATAGAGAAAGCGCCAGCTGcgcccatatatgtatgtatatgtgtgcgtgtgtccaAAGCGCGTACATCTTTCCTGACATTGTCGGCGCGTCAAGCTTCCATAACGTCATTTCGACAACTCTTCCGCGCGGCGTTGGCATTTCACGTTGATCTGATTATCTGATATCTGTAGTTGCTGTATGCCTGCAGCcacataaaaatgtttacagctttttatatttattttaatgccgCCTCTTGCCTTCTTCGTCTTTGGTTTATAAATGTCAGTCTTTTAAGACGTCTGTGTGCATATCAGTTGTTAATTCTGCTTGGCGTGAATCAC comes from the Bactrocera neohumeralis isolate Rockhampton chromosome 2, APGP_CSIRO_Bneo_wtdbg2-racon-allhic-juicebox.fasta_v2, whole genome shotgun sequence genome and includes:
- the LOC126751476 gene encoding neprilysin-1-like, with the protein product MLRAHYFLFVYGIFIITYIFAVSSTSAALEDIDENYVKQLLGNLNTSVDPCEDFYAFACGNWAQHYDNDAYVDVPGYMDYEVNKQLLSALLADRAANKSGIAQQAWHYYGSCVDLNAPALNTFLRYVQQALHFEWPILRADWQRPWQNATHFDWLRVVGDLRAYGLNGIFITQDVNVRFANATQYLLELHAQQPPAVASPSLVLRQKDIEDIFINFGLTEPEARNVSAGVIALDESLNDALSTLTLPPSSSSNVSEANVTRANFTSLEMNVNDLIELVPEIDWRRYLLHTLGREVDLEQQLLQTYSYDLPYFRKLPALLAAHSNETIAYYIMLKFMYQLSGDLPTGMSDVQKSTHCMRLLRGYMPLAANYLYEEHYYKLRRVASDAALHRIFNKLRGNFAQLVAANALQLNAAERAYILAELDGMQLRIGNVPHGAANLTSEVEKYYADLNMSSSDFYGNHLQLIHSSVRRMQTRLLNVPRAANATQQLIYEHNFETSSSSSPVKIFDNVVLVPYGYLQLPLFDHRLDALFQYSLFGFILAHEIMHAYDLFHIVYDQHGNFNELGLDVAQHYWSFINCTRQTELNDVLSENMADVAGLRVAYQTYFGPDEISAAADQPHNITADVPKADSRVENGSATQSQQQPVIGDNEIPNSFANSSPRLWLGNFTRPQLFFINSVQFLCANMPRIDGLNVQPVHLGHDMHDVRVRRNWLNLEHFAAAFQCARDTPMNPTEKCRWW